One Gopherus evgoodei ecotype Sinaloan lineage chromosome 1, rGopEvg1_v1.p, whole genome shotgun sequence genomic window, GATAGGGTCTCTCCTCCATGTGCGTGGTCTGGTGCTGGCTCAGGTTGGAGCTCCGTCCAAAGCTCTTCCCACACATGGCACACCGGTACGGTGTCTCTCCTGTGTGCACTCGCTGGTGGGCAATCAGGTCTGAGCTCTGGcggaagctcttcccacactcagTGCATTTATAGGGCTTCTCCTGCAGGTGGGTTCGCTGATGTCTTGTAAGTGTCGAGCGCAggctgaaggttttcccacactcgggACACTCgtaaggtctctggcctgtgtgggTCCTCTGGTGCTGAATGAGGTTTGATCTCCGACTAAAGCTCTTCCCACAGTCAGAACATTTATgaggtttctctccagtgtggggCCTCTGCTGGGCAATGATGTCTTTGAGTTTCCTGAAACCTCTCTCTCGGGGAGGAGATTCATCCCATTTCTTTCCTGGAAGATTTCTCTCCTGATTTTCTGTCCCCCACTCATCCTCACAGTCCTCTTCCCAGTCAGGGCTCTGTGAATCTTTCCTTCTGGATTTTTCTGACAATGGTACACTTGGCTCCTCTGTCTGAAAATCCTCCTGGTGTGGATTCTCCTCCTCATTTTCACTCATGATCCCATCACCTGCTGGAATAAAGAGAGAATCAAGACATGGTTCATCCCTGTGTCTGGGGGAAAGGGTACCTTTGCCCAGGGAGTCACAAAGAGTTTGTCACAAATCTGAAAACTTTACAGCCTGATCCTAAGCCCGTCAATGTCAAAAGCAGTCTTTCCAATCACGTCAATGGGTGCTGAATCAGACCCTTTGATAAGATCataaaacaggagaaaaaaaaatcacttgagcTTTTTATCACAACCTGGACCAATCCCTCCTTCTGGACTGACACCAGTCTGCTGTGAACAGACCCAACCGCTGGATCCCGCATGCTTCTATACTCCCGGGTCTGGGTAGTGACTAATCACTGTTCCTAGCTGCTGTGTCTGCCAACCTTCCGAGGGATGTTTGACTCTGCAGGCAGCTGTCTTAAACCCAAAACCAGGCCAAGCACTTAGTTGCTTACAGTGCATTTGCACTGGAGTGGCACAGCTCTGGCATTGCAGCTTTGCCAATGTACTGCCATAGCGTAGTTGCTTCCTACATTGACTGACTGAAAGACTTTTCCCAtcaatgtaggtaatccacctctccacaAGGCAGTAGCTAGGGTGATGAATAAGTCTTCTGTCTAGCTGCCTCTACAGAGGGGTTAAGTTGACCTAGCTATGTTTCACAAggcacatttttcacagccctgagtgatgctgctatgtcaacctaattttTAGGTGTCGACCAGGCCTGACACGTGCCCTCAGAGCCTCATCTAGGTGTGGGCACCAAGCTGCTCAGTTAAGTCCCTTACAGGTTTAGCGAAGGCATTTCTTAACCACAGCCACTTTTAGTCTTAAGAGAGCACTGGAGAGTAATAGATCTTTGCAAAATAACAAACAGTCCTGCAATGCTTCTGCCTCACTCTCTTACTCTTATCTCACTCCACGAATCCAGGGTCTGGTCGGTCTCTAGCCGAGAGGCTTCTGACATGTGGTGGTGGTTGGTCCCCTTGCTCAGAGAAGCCCTCCCCTCTTAAATATAGCCTCTGTCTCTTTTCGCCCATGAGCTCCAACTGGGAAATTCCAGCCTCTTACCCCCAG contains:
- the LOC115637203 gene encoding zinc finger protein 501-like isoform X1 — its product is MEQGKEPCVPSLHASIDREIPRRAYAAGDGIMSENEEENPHQEDFQTEEPSVPLSEKSRRKDSQSPDWEEDCEDEWGTENQERNLPGKKWDESPPRERGFRKLKDIIAQQRPHTGEKPHKCSDCGKSFSRRSNLIQHQRTHTGQRPYECPECGKTFSLRSTLTRHQRTHLQEKPYKCTECGKSFRQSSDLIAHQRVHTGETPYRCAMCGKSFGRSSNLSQHQTTHMEERPYQCADCLKSFRSSSALVQHQRSHTGEKPYQCSECRSRFLQSSDLIKHQRIHTGERPYQCPACGKCFSQSSSLTEHQRTHTGERPYHCTECGKRFCQSSTLIQHQRIHTGEKPYRCTECGKSFCRSSNLNQHLTIHMIKKPPGCTDCGRGFSQLTNLIIHQRIHSGETP
- the LOC115637203 gene encoding zinc finger protein 239-like isoform X3 — its product is MNPRGAARSTGDGIMSENEEENPHQEDFQTEEPSVPLSEKSRRKDSQSPDWEEDCEDEWGTENQERNLPGKKWDESPPRERGFRKLKDIIAQQRPHTGEKPHKCSDCGKSFSRRSNLIQHQRTHTGQRPYECPECGKTFSLRSTLTRHQRTHLQEKPYKCTECGKSFRQSSDLIAHQRVHTGETPYRCAMCGKSFGRSSNLSQHQTTHMEERPYQCADCLKSFRSSSALVQHQRSHTGEKPYQCSECRSRFLQSSDLIKHQRIHTGERPYQCPACGKCFSQSSSLTEHQRTHTGERPYHCTECGKRFCQSSTLIQHQRIHTGEKPYRCTECGKSFCRSSNLNQHLTIHMIKKPPGCTDCGRGFSQLTNLIIHQRIHSGETP
- the LOC115637203 gene encoding zinc finger protein 239-like isoform X4, coding for MNPRGAARSSDGIMSENEEENPHQEDFQTEEPSVPLSEKSRRKDSQSPDWEEDCEDEWGTENQERNLPGKKWDESPPRERGFRKLKDIIAQQRPHTGEKPHKCSDCGKSFSRRSNLIQHQRTHTGQRPYECPECGKTFSLRSTLTRHQRTHLQEKPYKCTECGKSFRQSSDLIAHQRVHTGETPYRCAMCGKSFGRSSNLSQHQTTHMEERPYQCADCLKSFRSSSALVQHQRSHTGEKPYQCSECRSRFLQSSDLIKHQRIHTGERPYQCPACGKCFSQSSSLTEHQRTHTGERPYHCTECGKRFCQSSTLIQHQRIHTGEKPYRCTECGKSFCRSSNLNQHLTIHMIKKPPGCTDCGRGFSQLTNLIIHQRIHSGETP
- the LOC115637203 gene encoding zinc finger protein 501-like isoform X2; translated protein: MEQGKEPCVPSLHASIDREIPRRAYAGDGIMSENEEENPHQEDFQTEEPSVPLSEKSRRKDSQSPDWEEDCEDEWGTENQERNLPGKKWDESPPRERGFRKLKDIIAQQRPHTGEKPHKCSDCGKSFSRRSNLIQHQRTHTGQRPYECPECGKTFSLRSTLTRHQRTHLQEKPYKCTECGKSFRQSSDLIAHQRVHTGETPYRCAMCGKSFGRSSNLSQHQTTHMEERPYQCADCLKSFRSSSALVQHQRSHTGEKPYQCSECRSRFLQSSDLIKHQRIHTGERPYQCPACGKCFSQSSSLTEHQRTHTGERPYHCTECGKRFCQSSTLIQHQRIHTGEKPYRCTECGKSFCRSSNLNQHLTIHMIKKPPGCTDCGRGFSQLTNLIIHQRIHSGETP